GAGCGAGCATCCGCTTGCGGCTGCCATCTGCGCCTACGCCGACAAGAGCCACGCGGGAGCGGATGCGGGCACGGACGTCTCGGGCTTCGAGCAGATCCCGGGCGGCGGCCTCGCGGCCACGGTCGACGGCGCGGCCGTGCTGGCCGGCAACGCCCGCCTCATGGAGTCGCACGGCGTGGACCTGGGCGCGCTCGCCGAGCGGTCGGCCTGCCTTGCCGACGAGGGTAAGACGCCGCTGTTCCTCTCGGCGGACGGGCACGCCCTGGGCATGGTGGCCGTGGCCGACGCGGTCAAGCCCACGAGCGCCGAGGCCGTGGCGCGCCTGCACGCCCTGGGCGCGACCACGATTCTTCTGACCGGCGATCAGGAGCGCACCGCCCGCGCGGTGGCGCGCCAGGTGGGCGTCGACGAGGTCGTCGCCGGGGTGCTGCCCGACCAGAAGGAGGAGCGCGTTCGCATGCTCCAGGAGCAGGGCCACCAGGTCGCCATGGTCGGCGACGGCATCAACGACGCCCCGGCCCTGGCGCGCGCCAACGTGGGCATCGCGATCGGCGCCGGCACCGACGTGGCCATCAGCTCGGCCGACGTGGTGCTCATGCACTCCGACCCGGCCGACGTGGCCACGGCGATGGAGCTCTCGCGGGCCACGATGAGAAACATCAAGCAGAACCTGTTCTGGGCCCTGTTCTACAACGTCATCTGCATCCCGGTCGCCGCGGGCGTGCTGAGCCCCTGGGGCATCACGCTGAACCCCATGATCGCCGCGGCGGCGATGGGCCTCTCGTCCGTTTTCGTGGTCTCCAACGCCCTGCGCCTGAGGACGTGGAGGCCGAGCGCTCGGGCCGCCCTGGATGCGGGCACGACGGTAACGCCGCCCGTCGAGGCGACCGCGACCAGTACTGAGGACAATGAGGACAAGAGAAAGGAAGAGACCATGAAGAAGGCGCTCAAGGTGGGGGGCATGACGTGCCAGCACTGCGTGATGCACGTGACGAAGGCGCTGGAGTCCGTTCCCGGCGTGAGCGAGGTGTCCGTTGACCTAGACTCGGGCAGCGCGACCCTCGAGGCGACCGATGCCGTGTCTGATGACGCGCTCGTCAAGGCCGTGAAGGACGCCGACTACGAGGCGACCGTCGTCGCGTAGGCGCGCGTCACCGGATTGGCCGCCCGCCCGGGGCCCCTCACAGGCCCCGGGCGGGCTTTTTCGAGGGTGCATATGCAATTTTTAGACTGATGTTCTTTTCGCCAAGCATCCTACCTGGTGATTCCCAAAGGCGACCTTTCTTTAAAGCCTGCAGCTATGTAGGTATGCTCAGGTGGGGTGTACGTACCCTAGGTAGCACCTCTCTAAGCTCGCGTCTTACGGGAGACGACACAAGATGGCGAGACGGTGCGCTCTGAGAACCTCCGACGAGGCGCATCGCTGGGCGGGCGATCTGAGATCGTAGCCGCCCACTGAGCTACCATGACACCATGAATGAGACGAACCTGACATACACCGACTACGCCCGCCTCGCACGGACGCCGCTCGGCGAGCTCGTGCGTGCGTGCGACGTGCAGGCCTTCCACGCGACGGGGCCGGGCGGGCAGGGCGTCAACACCGCCGACTCGGCCGTGCGCATGGTGCATCGGCCCACGGGTATCGCGGTCGTCTCGCGCGAGTCGCGCAGCCAGTATCGCAACCGACAGCTCTGCCTGCAGAAGCTCCGCGCAATCTTCGAGGAGCGCGCCATTCCGCCGCAGGTCCGTCACAAGACGAAGGTCTCCCGCACCCAGAAGCGCCACCGTCTCGCCGACAAGCGCCATCGCTCCGAACTCAAGGGGCTGCGACGGAGCGTGGGGGAGGAGTAGGGAAGCGGTCGGATTCCGGGCCACCGCCGCCTCGCTCGGTGCCGAGTGCGTAGAAGTCGGCGTCAGTTTCCGATAGACGCGCTCATATCCCAGAGTCTTCCCTGGTGCGATATGAACGGTTGTCGAAGTTTGCAGCGACTTCTACGCACTCGCCGCCAGACGGCTCTGTAGGGCCGGGGCGGACCGGCGGCTCTGCCGGCCAATGAGCTACCATGTGAGGCCGAGAATCACGATCCAAGGAGGGCCCCATGGCAGACGAGAAGGGCGCGACGCCCCCGCGTGCGCGCGCGGCGGAGCTCAACCGGCTGCTCAACACCTACGCCTATCGCTACTACGCGCTCGACGACCCCGCTGTGACCGACGCGGAGTTCGACCGTCTGCTCCAGGAGCTCCTCGCCCTCGAGGCGGCTCATCCCGAGCTCGTCTCTCCCGATTCGTACACGCAGCGCGTCGGGGGCTACGTCTCAGAGCAGTTCGAGCCCGTGCGACACGCCGCGCGCATGTACTCAATGGACGACGCGATGGACCTGCCCGAGCTCGACGAGTGGCTCTCCCGCACCGACGAGGCCCTGGGCGCCACGCCCCAGCACCCGGTCGCCTATACCTGCGAGCTCAAGATCGACGGCCTCGGCGTGGCCCTCACGTATCGAGACGCCCAGTTCGTGCGCGCCGCCACGCGCGGGGACGGCACGACCGGAGAGAACGTCACGGCCAACGTCCTCACGATCGCAGACGTCCCGCACGCGCTCGCGCCTGCGGGCCTCGCGCACGTGGACTCCGGCGGCCTGGGGCACACGATCGAGGTGCGTGGCGAGGTCTACATGCCCAAGCACAGCTTCGTGCGCCTGAACGAGGGCGCGGACGCTGCTGGTCGCGAGCCGTTCGCGAACCCCAGAAACGCGGCCGCCGGCAGCCTTCGCCAGAAGGACCCCAAGGTCACGTCTCATCGCGACCTCGAGACCTTCCTCTACGCCGTCGCCGACGAGTCCCCGCTCGACGTGCGCACCCAGGCGGAGTTTTTGCAGTGGCTCACGGACTGCGGCTTCTCGGTGAACCCGCACGCCTGCCGCTGCACGAGCGCCCGCGAGGTCCACGAGTTCTGCGAGCGCGCCCTCGCCCAGCGCGACGAGCTCGACTACGACATCGACGGCGTGGTCGTGAAGGTGGACTCGCTTGCCAGCCAGGAGGCGCTCGGCTTCACCGCGCGCGCGCCGCGCTGGGCCATCGCGTTCAAGTTCCCCCCCGAGGAGAAGCGCACCGTCCTGCGCCAGATTCGCATCCAGGTGGGGCGCACGGGCGTCCTCACGCCCGTCGCCGAGTTCGATCCCGTGGTCGTGGCCGGCTCCACGATCGCGCGCGCGACGCTCCACAACATCGATGAGATTCGCCGCAAGAACGTCCGCGCCGGCGACACGATCGTGGTCCACAAGGCGGGAGACGTGATTCCCGAGGTCGTGGGACCCGTGCTGGAACTGCGGCCGGAGGGCTCCGAGGAGTTCGAGATGCCCGAGCTCTGCCCCTCCTGCGGAAGCCCCGTCATGCGCGAGGAGGGGGAGGTGGCCTTCCGCTGCGTCTCCATCGACTGCCCGGCCCAGGCCGCCGAGCGCCTCATCCACTGGGGCAGCCGCAACGCCATGGACATCGACGGCCTGGGCGACGAGATCGTCTCGCGCATGGTCGCGCAGGGCCTGCTGTCTGATGTGGCGGACTTCTACGACAGCCTCACCGAGAAGTCCCTGGCCGAGGTCTCCATGGACCGCCAGTCCATGGACGGAGACGACATCGTGGTGGGCAAGGTGATCGCCAGGAAGATCATGGCGCAGATCGACGAGTCGCGCGGTCGCGGCCTCGCGCGCGTGCTCTTTGGCCTGGGCATCCGCCACGTGGGCGCCAACGTGGCGGCCACGCTCGCCGGGCGCTTCGGGTCGCTACAGGCGCTCCAGGCGGCCACCGAGGAGGACATCGCTCAGGTCGGCGGCATCGGTCCCAAGATCGCGGCCAGCGTGCGCGCGTTCTTCTCGGTGCCGGAGAACGTGGCCGTGGTGGAGCGGCTGCGCGAGGCGGGGGTCTCGCTCGAGCAGGAGCTCACGGCGCCGGTGCGCCCGCAGACCCTCGCGGGCCTCACGTTCGTGCTCACCGGCACCCTGCAGTCCCACACGCGCTCCTCCGCCGGCGCGGCCCTGAAGGAGCTTGGCGCCAAGGTCGCAGGCTCGGTCTCCAAGAAGACGAGCTTCGTGGTGGCTGGCGAGGCGGCCGGCTCCAAGCTCGAGCGGGCCCGCGCGCTGGGTGTCACCGTGCTCGACGAGGCGGGTCTCGACCGCATCCTCGCGACGGGAGAGCCCCCGAGGGGGGAGTAGCGGTGCTGCTGCGCCCCCCCAGGCCCCCGACAGGCTAGACTGTGTCTCAATAAGATGCAGGACAAGGGAGTGATACATGCAGGAGCACACCAAAAGGCCCCACCACGGACGCATCGACTTCAAGGGGCTGCCCAACACGCGCGACCTCGGGGGGCTCGAGACGGTGGACGGTCGCTACGTGCGACCGGGCCTGCTGCTGCGCTCGGGTGCCCTCTTCTTTGCCACCTCCTCCGACATCGACCGCCTGCTCGAGGAGGACCACCTGCGCGCCGTGGTCGACCTGCGCGGCGACGACGAGCTGGCCGAGCTGCCCGATCCCATGGACCGCATGCCGCACGTGAGCTACCTGCACGCCGACGTGCTCAAGGACGCCATCGAGGGCATCTCGCAGGACGTCGCCGCCCGTGCCCGCCTCGAGAAGGTACACTCCTCCGACGCGGACCCCGCGCTCTTCATGGAGACGATGTACCCGCGCATCCTGCTCGGCGAGTCCGGGGTCGCCAGCTATCGGGCGCTCATGCGCCGCCTGCTCGAGACCACGGACGGGGCGCTCCTGTGGCACTGCCACGTGGGGCGCGACCGCTGCGGCATGGCGAGCATGCTCGTCGAGCAGGCCCTGGGCGTCCCCATGGACGCGATGGAGGACGACTACCTGGCCACCAACCTCTACACCGACGTCGAGTCCGACGAGCGCAGCGCCGCGAACCCGCGCTTCATCCGCGCGGCCGTGGCCGGGGTCAAGCGCGCCTTCGGGAGTCTCGACGGCTACCTGCACGAGGCGCTCGGCCTGGACGACGCCGACCTCGCCGAGCTGCGCGGGCGCTACCTGGAGTAGGCCCGCGCAGCTCGGCGCAAGATACGTGAGGAGAGAGTCTAGGCCGTGGTGGACGTCTGCGCGGCCGTGGTTCCGGTGGGCGCCTGGCCGTCCGCGTCAGGCATGGTGCCATCCATCTGGGTGCCACCCTGCATGCCGCCGCCCATCCCCATGCCACCGGCGGCTGCGTCCGCCGAGCTGTACACGACGCTGTCGGGCGTGACCTCGGTCGTCGTGGACCCGCTGGTCAGCGTGTAGGTCTGGCCGACCTCGATGTCCGGCGCGCTGATGACCGCGCACTGATAGGACGTGGCGGGCGAGAAGGACGCGAGCACCGTGCCCGAGGAGTCCGCGAGCGTGATCGTGTCGCCCGCGTCGCCGGTCGCCGCAACCAGCAGCGAGGCCTGCGTGGAGTCCGAGCCCATGTTCTGCGCCATGCCCGCGGACCCTGCGGCGACGAGCACGCCGCCCGAGATCGTCCCCGTGCCCTCGTAGTCAAGGGCCCCGTTGGCCGCGTCCGTGGGCCCGCTGACGTAGGTCTGGCCCCCGGTGATCGTGAGGTCGCCGTTCGAGTCCACGCCGTCGCCCCCGGCGTTGACCGTGGTGGCGCCTCCGCTGATGAGGACCCATGCGGTGTCGTCGTTCTCGTCCATTCCGCCGCCCGTGCCACCCATGCCGCCGCCCCTGGTGCCCATGTCTCCGGTGGGGGCGGTGCCGGTCGTGTTGCCGGTGGGCGCAGCGGATCTCGTCGATGAGTGCCTTTTCAGAGATGTTGCTGGCCAGGCGGACGTTGTAGACGAGCTTGAAGACGCTGCCCATGTTCGCGGTGGACACGCTCGCCAGCTCGCGCTCGCTCAGATAGCGCTCGAAGATGTCGTCGAACAGGGAGGTGTAGTCGAGGTCCTCGGGAATCGAGATGTGGATGGCGCGGTCAAGCAGGGGACCGTTGCCGGATCCGAAGCCGGAGAGCTGGTAGATGAGGTAGATTCC
This is a stretch of genomic DNA from Thermophilibacter immobilis. It encodes these proteins:
- a CDS encoding tyrosine-protein phosphatase: MQEHTKRPHHGRIDFKGLPNTRDLGGLETVDGRYVRPGLLLRSGALFFATSSDIDRLLEEDHLRAVVDLRGDDELAELPDPMDRMPHVSYLHADVLKDAIEGISQDVAARARLEKVHSSDADPALFMETMYPRILLGESGVASYRALMRRLLETTDGALLWHCHVGRDRCGMASMLVEQALGVPMDAMEDDYLATNLYTDVESDERSAANPRFIRAAVAGVKRAFGSLDGYLHEALGLDDADLAELRGRYLE
- the ligA gene encoding NAD-dependent DNA ligase LigA: MADEKGATPPRARAAELNRLLNTYAYRYYALDDPAVTDAEFDRLLQELLALEAAHPELVSPDSYTQRVGGYVSEQFEPVRHAARMYSMDDAMDLPELDEWLSRTDEALGATPQHPVAYTCELKIDGLGVALTYRDAQFVRAATRGDGTTGENVTANVLTIADVPHALAPAGLAHVDSGGLGHTIEVRGEVYMPKHSFVRLNEGADAAGREPFANPRNAAAGSLRQKDPKVTSHRDLETFLYAVADESPLDVRTQAEFLQWLTDCGFSVNPHACRCTSAREVHEFCERALAQRDELDYDIDGVVVKVDSLASQEALGFTARAPRWAIAFKFPPEEKRTVLRQIRIQVGRTGVLTPVAEFDPVVVAGSTIARATLHNIDEIRRKNVRAGDTIVVHKAGDVIPEVVGPVLELRPEGSEEFEMPELCPSCGSPVMREEGEVAFRCVSIDCPAQAAERLIHWGSRNAMDIDGLGDEIVSRMVAQGLLSDVADFYDSLTEKSLAEVSMDRQSMDGDDIVVGKVIARKIMAQIDESRGRGLARVLFGLGIRHVGANVAATLAGRFGSLQALQAATEEDIAQVGGIGPKIAASVRAFFSVPENVAVVERLREAGVSLEQELTAPVRPQTLAGLTFVLTGTLQSHTRSSAGAALKELGAKVAGSVSKKTSFVVAGEAAGSKLERARALGVTVLDEAGLDRILATGEPPRGE